The Methanothermobacter sp. CaT2 DNA window TCAGTTTAACCATCTCGGCTGTCATGAGGTCATCCACGACTATTACCTCACCGGATGTCATCCTCCTGTAGAGTTCAGCAGCCCTCCGGGCGCTTTCAGGGTCAGCACCCCCTATTACCCTTGCATTGTTCTGCATTTCATGGAGGGTGTTGTTGGGCAGTGCCCTCTCAGGGGTGTAGGCGAGTCCAAAGTCCTCTGAGACCTTAAGACCTGTTTTCTCCAGTATGGGGAGCACCACGTTCTGACAGGCCCCCGGGGGTACTGTGCTCTCCACTATCACAAGGTCCCCCTTTTTAAGGCCCCTGGAGATTGTTTCGGCTGCAGATATCACTGCAGATAGATCTGATGTGTTGTCACTGTTGACCGGTGTTGGCACAACAATTATCATGACCTCTGATTCTGCTGCAGCCCTCTCACCGTCCATGGTGGCCCCCAGATTACCTGTCCCAACGACCTCGGCCACCAGTTCATCAAGGCCCGGTTCAAGGACGGGTGACCTTCCTATGTTAACCTTCTCCACTGTTTCAGGGTTTATGTCAACCCCTGTTACCTTAAAGCCGGCCCTTGCGAATAGTGCCGCTGTTGGAAGACCTATGTGTCCAAGACCAAATACTGCTATCCTCTGATCATCCATATCAGTTCCTCCTGGACCCTGATTCTATGAGAACATCCAGTCCCCTGAGGTTGAGGTCAGGAGCCGGGAAGAGAATTTCGCCTGCAGAGTAGACCATCCTCACAGATACGTCCTCCCTCTCAGCCAGGTCCGAGACGGTTATATCCTCCTCAACGTGTATCAGTCTCCTTGATGGTATGGACATAACCTCCTCAGGGGCTTCCATTCCAAGTTTACCCTCCCTGTGGAGACGGAGGGTTTCTTCAATTATCCTCTCTGAGGCATGACCATCCCCGTAGGGGTTCTCTGCCTCCATCATCCTCCTCCTGAAATCGGGGTCCTCGAGGAGCCTCCTCGCCGTCCCGGTTATCATCTCCCTGTCGGCGCCCACAAGGATATTGCCCCCCGCCTCAACTGTCTCGGGGCGTTCTGTGTTGTACCTGAGGGTCAGGCAGGGTACGTTGAAGGTTATTGCCTCCTCCTGGAGTCCCCCTGAATCTGTGAGTACCATGAATGAATTTGAAAGAAGAAGAAGGAAGTCAAGGTAGCCCATTGGTTTCATGAGTGTGACGTGGGCCGCATCCTGGAGCATGGTGTAGAGTCCAAATCTTTCAAGGTTCTTCCTGGTTCTTGGATGGACCGGGAAGACTATCCTGAATTCCTCAAGTTCAAGTATGGCGTCTATTATCGATCTGAGCCTCTCGGGGTTGTCCACGTTCTCTGCCCGGTGAAGCGTCAGGGCGACAATTCTGTCATCCTCTGAGAACTCTGAGAGGATGTCCGATTTCCTTGATGCTATCTCAATATTCCTGAGGCAGGCGTCCACCACAGTGTTTCCTGTGACAAGGATCATCTCTGGATCCACGCCCTCCATGAGGAGGTTGATGGCTGACTCCTCTGTTGGGACGTAGTAGAGTTTTGAGCAGACATCTGCAACCATCCTGTTTATCTCCTCGGGCATGGTCCTGTCAAAGGACCTCAAACCGGCCTCGACATGTCCAACCGGTATGTGGAGTTTGACCGCTGCCAGTGCCCCTGCAAGGACGGCATTGGTATCCCCCTGGACCATTACAATATCCGGTTCCTCCCTTAAGAGCACTTCCTCCAGACCCCTGAGCATCTCGGCGGTCATGGCCCCGTGACTCCCTGAGCCCACACCTATGTTGTGGTGGGGTGCCGGGAGTTCA harbors:
- the wecB gene encoding non-hydrolyzing UDP-N-acetylglucosamine 2-epimerase, giving the protein MKIAIILGTRPEIIKMAPVIDEIRKRGMEFALIHTGQHYDHEMSDQFFIDLELPAPHHNIGVGSGSHGAMTAEMLRGLEEVLLREEPDIVMVQGDTNAVLAGALAAVKLHIPVGHVEAGLRSFDRTMPEEINRMVADVCSKLYYVPTEESAINLLMEGVDPEMILVTGNTVVDACLRNIEIASRKSDILSEFSEDDRIVALTLHRAENVDNPERLRSIIDAILELEEFRIVFPVHPRTRKNLERFGLYTMLQDAAHVTLMKPMGYLDFLLLLSNSFMVLTDSGGLQEEAITFNVPCLTLRYNTERPETVEAGGNILVGADREMITGTARRLLEDPDFRRRMMEAENPYGDGHASERIIEETLRLHREGKLGMEAPEEVMSIPSRRLIHVEEDITVSDLAEREDVSVRMVYSAGEILFPAPDLNLRGLDVLIESGSRRN